The following coding sequences are from one Lolium rigidum isolate FL_2022 chromosome 6, APGP_CSIRO_Lrig_0.1, whole genome shotgun sequence window:
- the LOC124664683 gene encoding uncharacterized protein LOC124664683 → MKILESPLMGEFIGYLKANWGGSSRVSQRRRRLRQLVAMVQGVAAAAEGRPAVRESSVNRWLQLLRREALRGQAVLDATTDPSAVVGSAKKFLAGVKALFVCSAEVDRLTDAVEALEQLAGPGGDLHIFLKVLQLDAAAADMDVDHDAPAFAAKHYVEQESFSVPTAPGEKRKRGGSSGVDQACDGSDGDGEGEAASHGRVLLERPYRTKRRHALACKRHTRSGPPLPAGPGRSVAVAEAMVRVRRRIGAPSLGRPFSRISLQ, encoded by the coding sequence ATGAAGATCCTCGAGTCGCCCCTCATGGGGGAGTTTATTGGCTACCTCAAGGCGAACTGGGGCGGCAGCTCCCGCGTCAgccagcgccggcgccggctgCGCCAGCTCGTGGCCATGGTGCAGGGCGTGGCGGCCGCCGCCGAGGGCCGCCCGGCGGTGCGCGAGAGCTCCGTCAACCGCTGGCTGCAGCTGCTGCGCAGGGAGGCGCTGCGCGGCCAGGCGGTGCTCGACGCCACCACCGACCCCTCCGCCGTCGTCGGGTCCGCAAAAAAGTTCCTGGCCGGCGTCAAGGCCTTGTTCGTGTGCAGCGCCGAGGTTGACCGCCTCACCGACGCCGTCGAGGCGCTCGAGCAGCTCGCGGGACCCGGCGGCGACCTCCACATCTTCCTCAAGGTGCTGcagctcgacgccgccgccgccgacatggATGTGGACCACGACGCCCCCGCCTTCGCCGCTAAGCATTATGTCGAGCAAGAAAGCTTCTCCGTCCCCACCGCGCCGGGCGAGAAGAGGAAGCGCGGCGGGAGCTCCGGCGTCGACCAGGCTTGTGATGGTAGCGACGGCGACGGAGAAGGCGAGGCGGCGTCCCACGGCCGTGTCCTCCTGGAGCGCCCCTACCGCACGAAGCGGCGTCATGCCCTGGCGTGCAAGCGCCACACCCGCTCCGGCCCTCCGCTGCCGGCGGGGCCCGGCCGTTccgtggcggtggcggaggcgatggTCAGGGTGCGCCGCCGCATCGGGGCGCCGAGCCTCGGCCGGCCATTCTCGAGGATTTCGTTACAGTGA